A stretch of the Archangium violaceum genome encodes the following:
- a CDS encoding ammonia-forming cytochrome c nitrite reductase subunit c552 → MSNPTTQPEPRLRRTRLVILTAVIAAVGAVAATALLVNISERKQEARNPFYRVVELDDTMEDPAVWGKNFPLQYDDYKRTVDQVRTKYGGSEAVPHTPTAADPRSVVAQSRLEEDPRLKTMWAGYAFAVDFREERGHAYMLDDQTLTERQHVTKQPGTCMHCHGSVYLPYKKLGEGDLIKGFEKMNQMPYMEARKLVDHPVACIDCHDPKTMALRVTRPGFIEGMRALKAGQGVRDYDVNAQATRQEMRSYVCGQCHVEYYFKGPEKRLTYPWAKGLNIDNIMAYYEENGHKDWVHSETGAPVLKAQHPEFEMYNQGIHARSGVACADCHMAYKREGAMKISDHHVRSPLLNINRACQTCHKWSEEEMKHRVEILQDRHHALRNTAMDALVDLIHDVKERKLAGATDVELAEARGFQRKAQFYLDFVEAENSNGFHAPQESARILGESINYSRLGQKALRKQPPVPQQDARKLE, encoded by the coding sequence ATGAGCAACCCCACGACACAACCGGAGCCGAGGCTCCGGAGGACCCGGCTCGTCATCCTCACTGCGGTCATCGCGGCCGTAGGCGCGGTGGCGGCCACCGCCCTGCTGGTGAACATCTCCGAGCGCAAGCAGGAGGCGCGCAACCCCTTCTACCGGGTGGTGGAGCTGGACGACACCATGGAGGACCCGGCCGTCTGGGGGAAGAACTTCCCCCTGCAGTACGACGACTACAAGCGCACGGTGGACCAGGTGCGCACGAAGTACGGCGGCAGCGAGGCCGTGCCGCACACGCCCACCGCGGCGGACCCGCGCTCGGTGGTGGCCCAGTCGCGGCTGGAGGAGGACCCGCGCCTGAAGACGATGTGGGCCGGTTATGCCTTCGCGGTGGACTTCCGCGAGGAGCGCGGCCACGCGTACATGCTGGATGATCAGACGCTCACCGAGCGCCAGCACGTCACGAAGCAGCCCGGCACGTGCATGCACTGCCACGGCTCGGTCTACCTGCCCTACAAGAAGCTCGGGGAGGGCGATCTCATCAAGGGCTTCGAGAAGATGAACCAGATGCCCTACATGGAGGCGCGCAAACTGGTGGATCATCCGGTGGCGTGCATCGACTGCCATGATCCGAAGACGATGGCGCTCCGGGTGACGCGTCCTGGCTTCATCGAGGGCATGCGCGCGCTCAAGGCCGGGCAGGGAGTGCGGGACTACGACGTGAACGCTCAGGCCACGCGCCAGGAGATGCGCTCGTACGTCTGTGGCCAGTGCCACGTCGAGTACTACTTCAAGGGTCCGGAGAAGCGGCTGACGTACCCATGGGCCAAGGGCCTGAACATCGACAACATCATGGCCTACTACGAGGAGAACGGGCACAAGGACTGGGTCCACTCCGAGACGGGCGCGCCTGTGCTCAAGGCCCAGCACCCCGAGTTCGAGATGTACAACCAGGGCATCCATGCCCGCTCGGGCGTGGCCTGCGCCGACTGCCACATGGCCTACAAGCGCGAGGGGGCGATGAAGATCAGCGACCACCACGTGCGCAGCCCGCTGCTCAACATCAACCGGGCCTGCCAGACGTGCCACAAGTGGTCCGAGGAGGAGATGAAGCACCGGGTGGAGATCCTCCAGGACCGGCACCACGCGCTGCGCAACACGGCCATGGACGCGCTGGTGGACCTCATCCACGACGTCAAGGAGCGCAAGCTGGCGGGCGCCACCGACGTCGAGCTGGCCGAGGCTCGGGGCTTCCAGCGCAAGGCCCAGTTCTACCTGGACTTCGTGGAGGCGGAGAACTCCAATGGCTTCCACGCGCCGCAGGAGTCGGCCCGCATCCTCGGCGAGTCCATCAACTACTCTCGCCTGGGTCAGAAGGCGCTGCGCAAGCAGCCGCCGGTACCTCAGCAGGACGCGCGCAAGCTCGAGTAG
- a CDS encoding SGNH/GDSL hydrolase family protein has product MSALSLRYVALGDSSAVGVGARNGGYVEHLFQRLRRTRPGVGLLNLGVSGATSGTVLSGQLPKAIRSRPHVVTLAVGINDLWRGVEPHQLESNLDQIARGLVSTGAPVVLANLPDMSLAPVARLATHFLPLELIAARIAAFNEALARVVSRHGLFGVDLYSPSRVELSGSADYFSADGFHPSDTGYQRMAEHFWPVLLQAAERGVSSEQAAG; this is encoded by the coding sequence ATGAGCGCACTCTCCCTGAGATACGTGGCCCTGGGCGACTCCTCCGCTGTCGGAGTGGGCGCGCGCAACGGCGGCTACGTGGAACACCTCTTCCAGCGGCTGCGCCGTACCCGGCCGGGCGTGGGCCTGCTCAACCTGGGCGTGAGCGGGGCCACCAGCGGCACGGTCCTCTCCGGGCAGCTTCCCAAGGCCATCCGCTCGCGCCCCCACGTGGTGACGCTCGCGGTGGGCATCAACGACCTGTGGCGCGGCGTGGAGCCCCACCAGCTGGAGTCCAACCTCGACCAGATCGCGCGCGGCCTGGTGTCCACGGGTGCCCCGGTGGTGCTGGCCAACCTGCCCGACATGTCACTCGCTCCCGTGGCGCGGCTCGCGACGCACTTCCTCCCGCTCGAGCTGATCGCCGCCCGCATCGCGGCCTTCAACGAGGCGCTCGCCCGAGTGGTGTCCCGCCATGGCCTCTTCGGCGTGGACCTCTACTCCCCCAGCCGCGTGGAGCTGTCGGGGAGCGCCGACTACTTCTCGGCCGACGGCTTCCACCCCTCCGACACGGGCTACCAGCGGATGGCGGAGCACTTCTGGCCCGTCCTGCTCCAGGCCGCCGAGCGCGGCGTCAGCTCCGAGCAGGCCGCCGGGTGA
- the nrfH gene encoding cytochrome c nitrite reductase small subunit — MEREADRTVGGALGARTWLFIALGACVGLALGIGGFTFTYAKGYAYLTNDPASCANCHVMREQYEGWMKSSHHAVATCNDCHTPSGLIGKYATKASNGFWHSFYFTTGTFHEPIQIRPGNREVTEQACRKCHGDQVEPLEAPHGAAETSCLRCHNSVGHPEGLGQPGLTAQESRP; from the coding sequence ATGGAACGCGAGGCGGACAGAACGGTGGGAGGTGCCCTGGGCGCCCGGACCTGGCTGTTCATCGCACTGGGCGCGTGCGTGGGCCTCGCCCTCGGTATCGGTGGCTTCACCTTCACCTACGCGAAGGGCTACGCGTACCTCACGAATGATCCGGCCTCCTGCGCCAACTGCCACGTCATGCGCGAGCAGTACGAGGGCTGGATGAAGTCGAGCCACCACGCGGTGGCCACCTGCAATGACTGCCACACGCCGTCGGGCCTGATCGGCAAGTACGCGACCAAGGCGTCCAATGGCTTCTGGCACTCGTTCTATTTCACCACCGGCACCTTCCACGAGCCCATCCAGATCCGCCCTGGCAACCGGGAGGTGACGGAGCAGGCGTGCCGCAAGTGCCACGGCGATCAGGTGGAGCCGCTCGAGGCCCCACACGGCGCCGCGGAGACCTCGTGCCTTCGCTGCCACAACTCGGTGGGCCACCCGGAAGGGCTCGGCCAGCCCGGGCTGACGGCGCAGGAGTCCAGACCATGA